A genomic region of Pongo pygmaeus isolate AG05252 chromosome 7, NHGRI_mPonPyg2-v2.0_pri, whole genome shotgun sequence contains the following coding sequences:
- the LOC129043072 gene encoding heterogeneous nuclear ribonucleoprotein A1-like gives MTDRGSGKKRGFAFVTFDDYDSVDKIVIQKYHTVNGHNCEVRKALSKQEMASASSSQRGRSGTGNFGGGCGGGFSGNDNFGHGGNFRGHGGFGDSCGGGGYGGSGDGYNGFGNDGSNFGGGGSYKDFGSYNNQSSNFGPMKGGNFGGRSSGPYGGGGQYFAKP, from the coding sequence ATGACTGACCGAGGCAGTGGCAAGAAAAGGGGCTTTGCCTTTGTAACCTTTGATGACTATGACTCCGTGGATAAGATTGTCATTCAGAAATACCATACTGTGAATGGCCACAACTGTGAAGTTAGAAAAGCCCTGTCAAAGCAAGAGATGGCTAGTGCTTCATCCAGCCAAAGAGGTCGAAGTGGTACTGGAAACTTTGGTGGTGGTTGTGGAGGTGGTTTCAGTGGGAATGACAACTTTGGTCATGGAGGAAACTTCAGGGGTCATGGTGGCTTTGGTGACAGCTGTGGTGGTGGGGGATATGGTGGCAGTGGGGATGGCTATAATGGATTTGGTAATGATGGAAGCAATTTTGGAGGTGGTGGAAGCTACAAGGATTTTGGCAGTTACAACAATCAGTCTTCAAATTTTGGACCCATGAAGGGAGGAAATTTTGGAGGAAGAAGCTCTGGCCCCTATGGCGGTGGAGGCCAGTACTTTGCAAAACCATGA